AGCTCAAAGGTGACCTTCGCGTCCTCCATGGAGTAGCGCGCGACCCTTTCAAGCCCCTCGCCGGTTTCCCAGGCGGTGGTTATCTCCTCGGCGTAGACCTTCCCCTTCGGCTTTCCAAAGACTGCCTCGTAAACCGCCTCAAGGGTGTATGTTGGAAGGTTTATCGTGCGCCTTATGACGGGGTACAGGTCGAAGTGTATTCTGCCCTTCACCTCGACCGCAAACCTGTCCCCCATGCGCTGGATTTTTGGTTCAGAACCATCTCTCCCGAGGGTGAACTTTATCCCGAGCTTCTCGCACCGTCTCTTTAGGTAAGCAAAGTCAAAGTTGTCGCCGTTGTAGGTTATGAGAACATCAGGATCCTTCTCCTTGACAACCTTGAGGAAGCGCTTAATCATCTCCTTCTCGGTGGAGACGACGTCAACGTATGGCAGGTCTATCTTCTTCCACGTTATGACCCTAGCCTCGTCCTCGTCGGCGTAACTTATCATCAGAATCGGCCCGGTTCCGAACTCCTCGCCCTCGTGGTAGAGAGTCTCGATGTCAAAGGACATCATCTTAAGCTCCTCATCGCCCTCCATCGGGATTAGCCCCTTATCTATGAGGTAGCGCTTGGCGAAGGGTATGTCGTACTCGTAGATGGCAACGACGGCAGGATGCTTTCGTATCTCGTCCCTTATCGCCGGAACGTCCTGGGGGTGGGTGAAGTAGAGAACCCAGACCTCTATCGGCCTGCCGAGGAACTTCTTTTTCACCTTCTCGGCGCGCTTGACTTTAACCACCGTCCCGTGTCGGCTGGAGGTTATCTTTTTGAGCTCGTCAATCGCTGAGTCATCCTTCAGGAGCGCGTAGAAGTACGGCTCAAAGTTCCGGTCGTATTCTATCTTAAACTCACCGTTCTCCTTCTTGAATATCCTAATGACGGGCTTCCCATCCTCTGTGAGGTAGTCGGTGTCGAGAATCATGAGTCATCACCAGTCAGGTGATTCAAAACCATTTGGGCGCTCTCACGCTCAAACCTTGCCTCTTCTTCGTCCAAGAATGAATACTCGACGCCGAGCTTGTCGAGGAGAAACGCCAGCTCACCAAGTTTCATGTTTAAAAGCTCCGCCGCCTTCTCAAACGTTATCTGGTGGCTTACGAGGAGGCCTACCACCTTGAGGAATCGCTCTTTTTCCCGGTAATCCTTGAAGAGAGGGAAGTTGAAGACCAACCTGTCAACCTCTTCCATGCTCTCACCGTGATTAATTGGCTTTTTATCCCATAAATAAACTTCGCCATTGGAAGGCACGACCTGCTTTCAAAAATTGCAGAACAATTGAGTTTGTGCAGTTTACAGGCATTTCTCCTTCGCCCGTCTGATTCTCTCGGATGAAGCCCACTCGTATGGATAATCAATATTACTCAATATTTTTGCCGATGCCAGTGCCCATACAATCGCCAGTATTGCCAAAGCGGCATAGTTCTGGTTAAGGTACTTGCTAACCAGACTTGCCGGAACTATTATCCCAATGCCTGCGGAATCAATAAAAGACTTCTTTAGAAGGGTATCACATAGCGGCCTGCATTCAAGTCGTTTGGATAACTCGCTGCACTTATGTGAGTTATATACAATCCACACCAAACTAGATATTGCCCACGAAACAATGGCTATAAACACTACGTCTGGACTGTCCAACGTCCCAAAAAGAAAAGATAGGCCAAAAGAGACTATGCTCTCCCTCAAAAGGTTGGTTCTAAACCGTACTCTGTAATATTCATCCATCAATTTACACTCCCCCCGATTGATGTAGGGCATATCCCTCCCGGCGAACATGGAGGCCATGGTGGAGTTGATTTCCAGGGATATTCGCTAGTGGAGTAAACTATTTCCCTCTCGTCCTTCTTTTCCCAAAGACCTTTGCCTCTCCCCAGTACATCACCGAGTATTTTCTCAACACCCCACGTCACGGTAGTCGAGACGAGCGGATTTGTATATTTAATGCTTACGAGTGTATTGAAGGCAGTCATGGTTGGCCTAATGTAGTCCCAATTGTGAAAGTAACCAAAATGAGTCCCTAGTGTTATCTTTTTCTTTGGGGTTATCCCAACCCATATTATGCCCCATGAGACATCGTCATCTACTGGAATTTTGATGAACATTTGGTAGATCCTGCGATAGCCTCCGTTGTAAAATAATAGCTCCTCAGTAGGTTCTATAGAGAACCTTACAGGGCCAACTTTGTACTCCATGCCATGTACTGTTTCAATACGAACTTCTGGCAGATATTCATAGAATATGTAAGGGTCAGGATAACCATGGATTTCCCAAGGAAATGAGATTACAATGGCATCCTTGCCTCCGCCAAACAATTCTGGCAACCCATTCCATTTCCATTCAAATGCGAGGTATAACTTCCCGTCAAGGACGAATGACAAATCCTTTCTAAATCTGACTGTAAGCTGGTTCTTATCTCCAAGCACCATTGGAGATATCGGTGCGGTTTTAGATACCTCCGGAGACATCTTCGAAGCAACAGATTCCTGAGGTACGGACACTTCAGGATATGAAGTTGCCAATGTAGCTCCTGATGCTCCCAGCACCAGCAGTCCTACTAAGACTGCCATCAAGCCTCGCCACTTCACGGGATTTCACCTCCGTAGTGTTTTTGCAATTTATATAATTCAACTTGTCTTTATAAACTTTTCCTTTTACTATAAGTACATTTTCTTCGTTTTTTTTCGAGTATAATTTTTTTCAGAATAGAGTTTTCCCAGTAGAATGAACGAAAAGAAGCCAGAGTAAAAGAGTTGCATACTCATGCACACACCACCACCTTTTTAAACTCCCCCACAAAGCCCCGTCCATGGAGCTGTTTTACCGCGTGAGCTTTCAGGAAGTGGTGGCGGACGCGTTGAGCCTGGTTGAGGAGCGTGAACTCTCATCGAAGCACGCCCTTGAGAGGGTCTTTAAGAGGGTCGCCGGCAAAGACCGGGACAAGGCGCGGGGATTAGCTCATGCCTACGTCTTCGAGATAGAGAAGTGGCGGGCGAAGATAGACTTCATAATAAACTCCGTCCTCAAAGGCTCAACGGTCGAGGAATTAGACCCCTACCTGGCCAACCTCCTGAGAATCGGCACCTTTGAAATCCACTTCCGGAAGGTTCCCCCGGCTGTGGCGACCGACTCGATAATCAGGGTCGTCAAAGAACGCTTTGATTTCTCAAGGGCAAAGTTCGTGAACGCGCTCATGCATTCGATAGAGAAGTTTGACGTGGAGAACGCCCTAAAACGGCTTAAGGAGAGGGACAGGGTAGAATGGCTCTCCGTCCGCTTCTCGCACCCGAGATGGTACGTGGAGTACGCTATAGACCTCCTCGGCTACGACGAAGCAGTAAGACTCCTCCTCAGCAACAACAGACTACAACGCTATTACGTTAGAGCAAACACCCTCAAGACCGACGTTGATTCCCTCAGAGATTACCTTGGGGAGAACGGCGTAAGGACGGCCTTAACGCCCGTCCCGGACGTTTTGAAGATCCTCGAATACAAAACTCCGGTAACGAGGCTCGACTGGTACAGGGAAGGGAAGTTCGCTATCCAGGATCTGGCCTCTGCCTACGTTGCCCATGTTTTGGCTCCGGAGCCGGGAGAGAGGGTTCTGGACTTAGCGGCCGCACCGGGGAGTAAAACCTTCCACGCGGCGGCGCTGATGGAGAACAAAGGAGAGATAATCGCGGTTGACTACTCCTACGACAGGCTCATGCGCATGAAGGAGAAGATGAGGCTTTTGGGCATCAAAAACGTCAAGCTGGTTCATGCCGACGGCCAGAGCTTTAGGGATAAGAGCAAGTTCGACAAAATAATCCTCGATGCCCCCTGTTCAAGCTCCGGAACCTACCGGCAGTTCCCGGAGGTCAAGTGGCGCTTCGATGAGAAGAAAATCAAGCGCATCATAAACGTCCAGAGGAACATGCTCCGCAATGCCTACGAGAACCTCAGAGCCGGGGGGGAGATGACCTACTCGACGTGCTCGATTAGGATTGACGAAGACGAGGAGAACGTGCTCTTCGCGATAAACAGGGTGGGGCTTGAGCTGATGAACTACCCCTTCGGCTGGGGCGATAGGGGCTTCCTTGAAATCGGCGACAGGGTTTTCAGAGCGTGGACGCACAGGCACGACTGCAACGGATTCTTCATTGCAAAATTGAGAAGGGCGGACTAGCCGCCCTCAAGCTCCTTCATGGCATCAAGGAGCATGCCAACAGCGTCCCTTTCCAGAACGTATGCCTTCCTCACCAAGTGGAGCCTCGGGTACGTCGGTATCGCTCCCCAGACGCGGAGCTTTATGTCATCGAGGTTGTCCGTATGCCATGCCCCCATCATCATCTGGGTCGCGTTCTCGTGGAGTTCCTTTGCCAGAGCAAGGGTCTCGTTATCGACCCCCATGGCGCTTGCGTTGGCGTAGACTTCATCAAAGTCGTCGTGAAGCCTGAAGAAGTACATTGTCCACACCTGGGCGATGACCATCATGCGGTTGTATATGAAGTACGCAGGTGGAACATCGAACTTGAGGTCATCAATCAGAACCGTCGTGTCGACGATGCTGTCGCCCTCATCTCCAACCTCCAGAACCAGCGTTATCTTTTCGCCCTGGTACTGGGAAACATCGACCCTGGCCACGTATATGGAGCTCATTCTCCACAGTACGACGCCATCCTGGCCGTTGATGGGCGTCAGATACGGCTCGATTATGGTTATGTACGGGATGGTTCCGTTAAGCACCGTGGCGGCAACCTTTTTGGTGCCATCCGGGAAGACGACGTATGCGTAGAAAAAGTCGTTGTATGGAGAATACTCGTCCGAGACGATCCTCCAGCGGAAGGACAGTTCCTTGGCACCGTAGGGTACTTCGAGGGTTATCTCAAGCCTGGCGACGTCGTATATGGTCTCCCCTGTTACCGGGTGGCCTCCGGATATGGAGAGGCCCCCCATGTTCTCAACGTCGTACGTGCTCCCTTCGGTGACGTACCTCGCATCGCCGGAGCTTAGGATCACATAGGAATCCCCCTCAATCGGGAAACCGAGCAACGGCTTCGTGGTCACCAGAATCTGCTCCTCAACACCCCTGAACTTGGCGGTCACCAGCGAATTCTGAAAGTTGGAGTTGAGAATGGCCTTGGCCTCATTGGTCGCATCCCTTGTAATGACCGTCCCATAGGTGGCCCCAACGTATCCCAGAGAGACCACACTACCCAGAACCAGCAGGAGGGCCAGGACCACCAGAACTTGTCTTTTCTCCAATCTGACCTCACCTTATTTTGATGTATGTCCCACAACTATTTAAATATTTTCAAGAAATTTTGGTAATTATTCGAAAAATTTTCCAGGACGGTCACAGCGGCTTCCTTTTGACCGGCCCTCCCGGTTTTTCCTCCTCAAACACCTCCGCCGTGAAGCGGTAGACCTTCGTATCCTCGTCGAGCCAGCAGTCGGGTGGAAGACCGGCCTTCCAGCAGGTCTGAGCTAAGAACTCCTCCTCGTCCCAGCCCCACTCTATCGGCACCTGCGGGAGAAGCAGGCCGGAGTAAATGCCCTTCTCGATGATCAGACCGTCCCTGCCGACCTTTATCTTCTTTGGCCTCTCCTCGGGAGGCCCTTCGATGAGTTCCGGCGGCGTCAGGACGCTCACCTCAACAACCAGGTCATCCAGCTCACCCTCCCTCACGGGCGGGAAGCGGGGGTCGTCAACCGCCGCATAGATAGCCGCCTTTATCGTGGCCTCAACCAGCGGATATATTGGGAGGGGAAAGCCGATGCATCCCCTGAGCGCCATCTGGGGGGGAGAGTGACGTCTGTTGAGGGTTACGAAAACGCCCATCTTCTCCCACAGCTCGGGAGGCGTGTCCTCAGGTGGTTTTATAGTCCTGCCGTTTCTAACGTACTCTTCAATAGCCCTCCTCGCGAGCCTGACGAGAAACTCTCCCCATTCGTCCTTGATCTTGTACATCGCCCTCACCTCTGACCCCTACGGCGGGAGGGGTTATTTATCTTTCCCGCAAGATTTAAAAGATTGCCGAAAAAAGTTAAGTCGGGTGTCGAAGATGGTGATAGTTGAGTTCGTTATCGTTCCCCTCGGGGAGAAAAGTCTCAGCAGGTACGTCGCAGAGGTGGTAAAGCTTTTAGAGAGAAAGGGTGTTAAATATCAACTGACTCCGATGGCAACCATAATAGAGGTTCCAACCGCAAGGGACGCGTTTGAAATAATAGCACAGGCCCATGAACTCATGTTCGAGCTCGGGGCTGAGAGGGTCTCTACAACCGTGAGGATAGACGACAGGCGTGATGTGGAGAGAAAAATGGAGGACAAGGTGAAATCCGTGATGGAAAAGGTCAGGGGTGGTTGAGATTAAGGCCCTGATTCTAGCTATAGACCGCGATGACGACTTCGGAGAAAAGGCGGGGGTTGAAGGACCCGTCATCGGGCGAGACGCCTGCATTGACGCCGCCCTAAAGCTCAGTCTGGCCGATCCGGAGGACAGCGATGCTAACGTTGTCTATGCCGCCGTCAAGCTCTACGATGAGCTCAAAGGGAGCGGGGAGTTCGATGATGTCGAAGTTGCACTGATAACCGGCCATCCCAAGGTGGGGGTAAAAAGTGATATGGAGCTGGCCAGGCAACTTGAGCTGGTCCTGGAGAGGTTTCCCGCCGATGGGGTTATTACCGTCACCGACGGGGCAGAGGACGAGCAGATATTCCCGATAATAACCTCAAAGGTTCCCATAGTAAGCTCTCACAGGGTAGTCGTCAAGCAGAGCGAGGGCATAGAAACTACCTATTATATCATCTACCGCTACCTGAGGGAGATACTCAGCGACCCAGAGGTGGCAAAGGTAGTTCTCGGGATTCCGGGGATGATACTCTTGCTCTACGGTATCGCAAGACTCATAGGTGTCTGGTATCCTGACAGCGTCAAGATAGTCTCTGCCACGATAACCGGAACAATACTCCTCATCATAGGCGGGTACTTCTTCACAAAGGGATTCCGGCTCAACTTCAGGGAAACCATCGCAAAGCAGTTCGTGTTCGTAATATCCGCGGTTGCGGGTGTTCTCATAATCATCGGAGGTTCTATCAACGCCTACTTCAGGCTTGAGGAGTACGCGAAGGAGATAATCGGCGGCTGGCCCGGGACACCTCTGCTGGCGACGCTCATCTACATAAACGCCATAGGCGCCCCGCTGATAATAGGGATATCCGTGATGATAATGGGTAAGACCATCCAGGCCTACCTCCGGAAGGACTACCACATCTGGTACTACGTCTCAGCCCTGCTCCTGATGCCCGCGCTGTGGATAACGATAGACCTGACGACGAGGTACGCGATGGCCATACTCACGATATCCGACATAGACGTCTTTGCAAAGCTCCTTCTAGCCATTGCCGACGTGGCCGTGGCTATTCTGGTTGGAATCTACATGAGAGGAAAAGTTAGGGGATGGGAGAGAGTTGAAGCTGGAGCAAGCGCTTGAGGAGTATGAGAAAAGGAGAAAGAAGGCAGAAAAAGAGGTCGAGAAGATAAGGAAGAAGTACAACAAACGCCTGGAAAAGAAGATACGGGAAGTTCTGAAGAAAATAGACGCACTGGAGAAAAAAGAGGTTCCCAAGAAGGTCGATGAGAATATCAAAAAAATAGTCACTGCTGAAAAGAGGAATTACGTGACAGCACTTAGGAACGTACTGAGCAGTATAAGCGACATGGACGACCTCGGAAAGCGCCTCCCCGACTTAGCTAAGCTCCACGTGGGTCACGGAAAGTACCTCCTGATAATATTCGAAAAGGACGTTTACGCCATAAACCGCCTGCTGAAGGAGCTGAACGAGGACTACGTGAGCTACTACAATGAGCTGAGCAAAAAAGGCCTGCCGGATCTCCGGCTGAGGGAAATCCTCTGGGAAGAGGAAAAAACCAGGGGACATATCCAACAGATTGAGCAGGAAAAGCTGGAGCTTGAAAGGGAAATAAAAGCCAAGGAAGGTGAACTCAAGGAGTTCTACAGCAGGCACGGACTTCAGGAACTTGAGGAGGACATAAAAAGCCTTTCTTCATCGCTCCGGAGTGCCGAGATGGAGGTTCGCTCAAAGGCATCAAAGCTTCAGAAGCCCATAAAGAGGATGCGCCTCCACGAGCCGATAGCCGACGAACTCATAAATGACAGCGGCGTTGCCCTCAGAAAGCCCGATGAGTTCGTCTCCCTGCTCCAGAGGATATATCCTAGACTGGAGGGCAAGTACAAGAAAACCGCCCAGTGGCTGATAGAGAACCTCAAGGAGAAGTCCGAGGCCATCAGGCAGGAAGGAGAAAAGCTATCAGAGCTTGAGAAGAAAAGGGACGAAATCCTGGCCAGTGGAGAGAGTAAAAAGAAGGAGATATGGGAACTCCACCGCCTCATCGAGGAAAAGGAGGCAGAGATACGAAAGCTCAGACGCCAGCTGGAGCACCTTGAGAAGGAGCTGAAGGATAGCCTCGCCAAACTTGAGGAGATACTCGGGCAGAAAGTCGAGCGATAGGTTTATGAATTAGGCTCCCCTAATTCTTTCGGGTGGTGAGCATGTTTAAAGTTGACAGACTGCGCTTCGGAACGGCCGGAATACCCATCTCAACCCCAAAGCGCTCAACTCTTGACGGAATAGTCCACGTGAGAAACCTAGGCCTTGACGCGATGGAGCTGGAGTTCGTCCGGGGGGTCAACCTCAAGCCGGAGCTGGCGAAGAAGATAAAATACGTCGCCAGAAAGCACGATATTCTGCTGACCGCCCACGCACCGTACTACATCAACCTCAACGCGGCGGAAAAGGCCAAGATCGAGGCCAGCAAGAAGAGGATAATCCAGAGCGCTGAACGCTTACACCAGGCCGGCGGCTGGAGCGTGGTTTTTCATGCGGGCTACTACCTAAAGCAGGACCCTGGAAAGGTTTATGAGAAAATACGGGGGGAGATTAAGGATATCGTAAAGAGCCTCCAGGACAGGGGCATCGAGGTGTGGGTAAGGCCCGAGCTGACCGGCAAGCCGACCCAGTTCGGAGACCTGAGAGAGCTCGTGAAGCTCAGCGAAGAGATCGAGATGGTTCTACCAACGATAGACTTCGCCCACTGCCACGCCCGGAACGTGGGGAAGTTCAACACCGCCGAAGAGTGGCGCGAGATGCTGAGCTTTATGGAGGACCGGCTCGGCAGAGAGGCTCTCGACAACATGCACATCCACATAAGCGGCATAAACTACACCTCAAAGGGCGAGAGGAACCACCTCAACCTCCAGGAGAGCGACATGAACTGGGAAGACCTGCTGAGGGTCCTCAAGGAGTTCAAAGTCAAGGGAGTGGTCATAAGCGAGAGCCCGAACATAGAGGGCGACGCCCTGCTGATGAAAAAGAAATACGAGGAGATACGGGTTTAAGCCCTCTCAATCCTCCCGTATCTTTCCATGATTTCCAGGAGCCTATCAACCGGAAGGGCGTAGCGGATCCTGCCGTTTCTGCCTCCCATCGTCCTAGCCTGCAGGAGGGAGTTGATTATCGCCTCCTCAGTGGAATCAGCTGCGGCTATGAATAACCTGTTGAGTGCATCGTCCGGGAGGAACCCCATGGAATGAGCCTCCTTGCCGCCCGGGACGGTCTGGGCCGTCGAGAAAGCCAGAACTATGTCCCCGCTCCCGTTGTGGCCGTAGGAGCCCGTCCTGGCCAGGCCGAGGATTGCCCTCCTAGCCAGTCTAGCCAGCTGACGGGAGGTCAGAGGCGCGTCTGTGGCGATTACAATAGATATGCTGCCCCCCATGGAAAGTCCCCTGCCCGGGTAGTCCCTCAACTCCCAGCCGACGGGAACGCCCGCTATGACCAAATCCTCCCTCTTGCCAAAGTTGCTGAGGACGAGCGACGCAACGGTGTACTCCTCGCCACCAATCTCAACTACCCTTGAAGAGGAACCTATCCCCCCTTTGAACTCGAAGGCGCTCATTCCGGTGCCTGCTCCAACAGAGCCCTCTTCAAAGTCAAGGGATGCGCCCTCGAAAGCCTCAAAGACGTGTTCCTCCTTAACGGCACGCTTTTTATTATCGTTGAGGTAGCCGTCGTTACACTCCATTACGAGCGGGTTTACCGATATTCCCTCGGGGTTCTCCTCCGCCCAAAGGCTTATCAGAGCGTCCGCAACACGGTAGCCGTTCAGCGTGCTGGTTAAAGCTATTGGAGTTTCGATGTAGCCGAGCTCCTCCACCTGGATAAACCCAATCGGCTTGGAAAAGCCGTTGAAGGTGTAAACTCCTGCGAAGAGCCTCTCCCTGAAGGGGTTCCCCACCGGCGGAACGAGGATCGTAACTCCCGTTCTAATATCGTCCCCCTCGATTATCGTCGAATGACCAACCCTGACGCCCAAATCAGCTATAGAGTTCTTTTTCCCGTGCTCATAACGGCCTATCTTTATTCCCAGATCAGGGGCCTTCATGGTATCACCAACACCCCTACGCTCTCTGGCTTTTAGGGTTTTGGAGACAATTTTCATGCTGGATTAAAAATCCACCGAATATTTTCTGCTTCCAATTACTACTTATCAAAGTTTGTAGTAATATAATTCAGTTATTACGAAGAAAAGTTTAAAATACAATAAAAATGCGTCCAATACGGTGATTCCATGGGCTGGCGTAGGTTTGCTACCTTCGTCTTGATTGTGCTCTTCCTTGGAATGACAGTTAGTGGAGCAAGTGCCACTGCGAGCCTCGTCAATTCATCCACCAACAGCACGGTGAAGCTTCCGTCGGGACTCAACCCACAGGGAAAACCGGGAGACGAGGTACAGCCACAAGTAGGCCCGATACTCATCTTTGTTGGCATGATTCTGCTGGATTTGCTCCTCAGCTGGGCGCTTGAGAAATACGTTTCTCCAGAAGCCGCGATGGTTTACGATGCAGTCTCGCTCTTAATCCCAGACCCCGGGGACGGCCTCAAGCTTGGTATCAAAGTCCTAGCCAAGCACGGGGACGAGATTACAAAGTACTCAATAGTAATCGTCAAAAAGGACCTGTGGCGTACCAAAGTCGTCAGAAAGATTACCGATGTTAGTGCCAGCAGTGCCAAGTGGGTAAAGAGCGCCCTCGGCGAGAAGTACATCAAAGAAATCGCAGAGAAATACGTCGTAAAGAGGGGTAAGAACTTCGATGACGTTGTTAATAGCCTCAAGAGAATCCAAAGCATGGGTATAACCAGCGCAAAAGCTAGACGATTAATCATTGACAGGGGCTGGGATGTCAAAAAGCTTGAAAGGGTACTCAGCGACGCAAAAAGCGTTAGAAAAGGAGGAAGCAAGCTTATTGGGGCCATAAATAGAGACTTGAAAACCCAAAAAGACCTCGGACCACTCTATGAGGCTGAGGTTGTGAGCCACCTCAAGCGGAGTGGATGGAGGATAAAAGAGGTAGAGAAGGACGTGGTAACCTCAATCGGAAAAACTGAGATTGACATAATCGCCGAAAAGAGTGGAAGAACAGTTTACGTTGAGTGTAAGAGAAGCTTTGATGGGATAGATATTGGTCAAATAGCAAAACAGGCTGAATACGCCAGAAACCACGGAATAAAGACGATAAAAATTTATTATGCAGAGGGACCATCATATCCACCCACTTACATCCTTCAGAAGCTCAGGGAAATTAGTTCAAAATACAACGTTGATATAAGCTTAGTTTATCTCGGATCTAACTTCAACTAACTTTTTTATTTTTTCTAAACTACAGCAAAGGAGGTGAAGATATGGGCGTTGATAACTATATTTACTTTGTCTTTGATAAGAAGCCGGAAGAGGTTGAAAACTTTCTTAAAAGGGAGTTTGAAGCTGAGGTTCGGAATGAGGAGTTTGATGATCCTCGGATGGATTACCTCGGGGAAAAGGGTCTTTTAGGAGAGCATTTTCAGCTAATCACCTCAGGCGAACTGCTCTTTGACCCGCCACTAAGGACTACAGAATGGGGGGTTATAATCAACGCTGACTTTCATGTTTATACTGTTAAGGACTACACAATCCTTGAAATCCACCCCAATCCAAGAAGCAGGTGGGGGTTTGTCCTCAGCTCGGAAGTCATCAGGCTCTTAAAACGGTTCATGAAGGCAGAACCTCTCCTGATATGCGGTTACAGGGATGATGCAGATCTAACAGAACTCGGTTTCAATTACAACATGTCATATTTGTTCATAAACTGGCTTCCCGAGACAATTAAAACCGGAAAACTCAAAACCCTACCCTCAGCCATCACAGTAGTGAAGAAAGAGCTTCTTGGCCTTGAGGATGGTCTCTATGAACTGATTGAAAGGCCCGGAAGGGAAGAAAAGGAGTACGTGCTGGTAAAGAGCATTGAGGACTATAAAATACTCGTCGCAGTAGAGGAAGTCGATTTAATGGATGAGGAGTGCTACCGTGACATTTTGAATGACAAAGCAGAGTTTAGCTTAAAAATCGTTGGGGTTACATTCAAGCGCATCGGTCGGAAGGTTAAAGATGAGTTGCTCCTCAGGAGGGCCGAAGATTACTTTAAGACCCAGGTGGAGGAAGATGGGTGTTGATAATTATCTTTACTTCGTGTTTGGTGAGAAGCCGGAAGAGGTTGAAAACTTCCTCAAAAAGGAGTTTGAAATTAAAATTCGGGATGAGGAGTTTGATGACCCTCGGATGGAACACTTTAAGAGAAAAGGCACCATAGACGAAAGTTTTGGCATAATAGCTGCTGGAGACTTATTCTTTGATCCTCTAAGAAATATCAGAGGAGAGAGTGTAGCCAACGCAGACTTCTGGATTTATACCGTCAAAGACCACACAATCCTCGAAATCCACCCCAATCCAAGAAGCAAGTGGTGGGACGTTTACAGCCACGAGCTGATGAAATTTTTGACAGTCTTCATGAATGAGGGGACGTGTTAATAACATTGCACTTACTCGTGTTTGGGAAGGTTTTATTGTTAATCAACGCTTATAAAGAGCAAAAACCGAGTTGTCACCATGGGGTCAAGGCTCTCGAAGCTCTTCCTGCTCATCCCTCTGGCCTTCCTCGTGGTCTTCTTCTACGTCCCGTTAGCTAGTATTCTAAAAACCGGCCTCTGGGAGAACGGCCTCACCCTCAAACACCTCTCCGCAGTTCTAGCCAACGACTACCACAGGAGGGTCATCCTCTTCACGATAGGGCAGGCAATAGCCTCGACGCTCCTCACCCTAGCACTCGGCCTTCCCGGGGCGTACATCTTCGCCAAGTACGACTTCCCGGGGAAGGGCATCATAAAGGCCGTCCTAACCGTCCCGTTCGTCATGCCCAGTGTGATGGTGGCTCTCGGCTACATTCTCCTCTTCGGAAAGAGCGGCTTCGTGACCCAGCTTTTAGGCCGTGACCTTGGCATAATCTACTCCTGGAAGGGC
This window of the Thermococcus thermotolerans genome carries:
- a CDS encoding RsmB/NOP family class I SAM-dependent RNA methyltransferase, with product MELFYRVSFQEVVADALSLVEERELSSKHALERVFKRVAGKDRDKARGLAHAYVFEIEKWRAKIDFIINSVLKGSTVEELDPYLANLLRIGTFEIHFRKVPPAVATDSIIRVVKERFDFSRAKFVNALMHSIEKFDVENALKRLKERDRVEWLSVRFSHPRWYVEYAIDLLGYDEAVRLLLSNNRLQRYYVRANTLKTDVDSLRDYLGENGVRTALTPVPDVLKILEYKTPVTRLDWYREGKFAIQDLASAYVAHVLAPEPGERVLDLAAAPGSKTFHAAALMENKGEIIAVDYSYDRLMRMKEKMRLLGIKNVKLVHADGQSFRDKSKFDKIILDAPCSSSGTYRQFPEVKWRFDEKKIKRIINVQRNMLRNAYENLRAGGEMTYSTCSIRIDEDEENVLFAINRVGLELMNYPFGWGDRGFLEIGDRVFRAWTHRHDCNGFFIAKLRRAD
- a CDS encoding DmpA family aminopeptidase, producing MKAPDLGIKIGRYEHGKKNSIADLGVRVGHSTIIEGDDIRTGVTILVPPVGNPFRERLFAGVYTFNGFSKPIGFIQVEELGYIETPIALTSTLNGYRVADALISLWAEENPEGISVNPLVMECNDGYLNDNKKRAVKEEHVFEAFEGASLDFEEGSVGAGTGMSAFEFKGGIGSSSRVVEIGGEEYTVASLVLSNFGKREDLVIAGVPVGWELRDYPGRGLSMGGSISIVIATDAPLTSRQLARLARRAILGLARTGSYGHNGSGDIVLAFSTAQTVPGGKEAHSMGFLPDDALNRLFIAAADSTEEAIINSLLQARTMGGRNGRIRYALPVDRLLEIMERYGRIERA
- a CDS encoding choice-of-anchor L domain-containing protein: MEKRQVLVVLALLLVLGSVVSLGYVGATYGTVITRDATNEAKAILNSNFQNSLVTAKFRGVEEQILVTTKPLLGFPIEGDSYVILSSGDARYVTEGSTYDVENMGGLSISGGHPVTGETIYDVARLEITLEVPYGAKELSFRWRIVSDEYSPYNDFFYAYVVFPDGTKKVAATVLNGTIPYITIIEPYLTPINGQDGVVLWRMSSIYVARVDVSQYQGEKITLVLEVGDEGDSIVDTTVLIDDLKFDVPPAYFIYNRMMVIAQVWTMYFFRLHDDFDEVYANASAMGVDNETLALAKELHENATQMMMGAWHTDNLDDIKLRVWGAIPTYPRLHLVRKAYVLERDAVGMLLDAMKELEGG
- a CDS encoding TIGR00296 family protein, whose translation is MYKIKDEWGEFLVRLARRAIEEYVRNGRTIKPPEDTPPELWEKMGVFVTLNRRHSPPQMALRGCIGFPLPIYPLVEATIKAAIYAAVDDPRFPPVREGELDDLVVEVSVLTPPELIEGPPEERPKKIKVGRDGLIIEKGIYSGLLLPQVPIEWGWDEEEFLAQTCWKAGLPPDCWLDEDTKVYRFTAEVFEEEKPGGPVKRKPL
- a CDS encoding deoxyribonuclease IV, with product MFKVDRLRFGTAGIPISTPKRSTLDGIVHVRNLGLDAMELEFVRGVNLKPELAKKIKYVARKHDILLTAHAPYYINLNAAEKAKIEASKKRIIQSAERLHQAGGWSVVFHAGYYLKQDPGKVYEKIRGEIKDIVKSLQDRGIEVWVRPELTGKPTQFGDLRELVKLSEEIEMVLPTIDFAHCHARNVGKFNTAEEWREMLSFMEDRLGREALDNMHIHISGINYTSKGERNHLNLQESDMNWEDLLRVLKEFKVKGVVISESPNIEGDALLMKKKYEEIRV
- a CDS encoding DUF373 family protein, which produces MVEIKALILAIDRDDDFGEKAGVEGPVIGRDACIDAALKLSLADPEDSDANVVYAAVKLYDELKGSGEFDDVEVALITGHPKVGVKSDMELARQLELVLERFPADGVITVTDGAEDEQIFPIITSKVPIVSSHRVVVKQSEGIETTYYIIYRYLREILSDPEVAKVVLGIPGMILLLYGIARLIGVWYPDSVKIVSATITGTILLIIGGYFFTKGFRLNFRETIAKQFVFVISAVAGVLIIIGGSINAYFRLEEYAKEIIGGWPGTPLLATLIYINAIGAPLIIGISVMIMGKTIQAYLRKDYHIWYYVSALLLMPALWITIDLTTRYAMAILTISDIDVFAKLLLAIADVAVAILVGIYMRGKVRGWERVEAGASA
- a CDS encoding MTH1187 family thiamine-binding protein, coding for MVIVEFVIVPLGEKSLSRYVAEVVKLLERKGVKYQLTPMATIIEVPTARDAFEIIAQAHELMFELGAERVSTTVRIDDRRDVERKMEDKVKSVMEKVRGG